Proteins encoded within one genomic window of Anopheles gambiae chromosome 3, idAnoGambNW_F1_1, whole genome shotgun sequence:
- the LOC1280243 gene encoding uncharacterized protein LOC1280243 → MAELEQWQEFASQIAKPDRSIRCNPDGIGFGQFAIVCSLPGAPENVQKLIDSPVAKLHKQASTEHDSNTSTEDIVKILIEQLPCFGTLEQYAWLVRATVALHLLKGVPTKVSSLVRKLSGTVAGLDLACFRHSTFMIHTVAKSLKEDIPLEGVNLLHAIKKLALANSPQLYYTALALIFAGFDTITHPNKPIATYRVGGVNEALQLLDTLDAPWLQRQCASLQTIYQLLKLLSLYQNMVIMRHAGKRPQELQEEHASFAALLCATDAQVKSIRQWLEQLSVVLQPYGIRQDEDHLIIADLIHVDMLPLFDDWDQHEEMM, encoded by the exons ATGGCGGAATTAGAACAGTGGCAAGAGTTTGCGTCGCAAATCGCTAAACCCGACCGCTCGATCCGGTGCAATCCGGACGGCATCGGGTTCGGGCAGTTTGCAATCGTTTGCAGTCTTCCGGGAGCACCGGAAAACGTACAAAAGTTGATCGATTCACCGGTGGCGAAGCTTCACAAGCAGGCATCAACAGAGCACGACAGCAACACAAGCACGGAGGACATTGTGAAGATTCTTATCGAACAGTTACCCTGCTTTGGAACGTTGGAACAGTATGCGTGGCTGGTGAGAGCGACGGTCGCATTGCACCTGCTCAAGGGAGTGCCGACGAAGGTGTCTTCCCTGGTCCGGAAGTTGAGCGGGACTGTCGCGGGGCTCGATCTTGCCTGCTTCCGTCATTCTACATTTATG ATACACACGGTGGCTAAAAGCTTAAAGGAAGACATCCCACTGGAAGGTGTTAATTTGCTGCACGCGATCAAAAAGCTTGCCCTTGCAAACTCTCCGCAGCTTTACTACACGGCCCTGGCACTAATTTTTGCCGGGTTCGATACGATAACACACCCCAACAAACCGATCGCCACGTACCGGGTGGGTGGGGTGAATGAGGCGCTTCAATTGCTCGATACACTCGACGCACCGTGGCTTCAGCGGCAGTGTGCCAGCCTGCAGACCATCTAccagctgctgaagctgcttaGCCTTTACCAGAACATGGTGATAATGCGGCACGCCGGCAAACGACCGCAGGAGCTGCAGGAAGAGCACGCAAGCTTTGCGGCACTGCTGTGCGCAACGGACGCGCAGGTGAAAAGCATCCGCCAGTGGCTGGAACAGTTGAGCGTGGTGCTGCAACCGTACGGTATCAGGCAGGATGAGGACCATTTGATT ATAGCAGATTTGATACACGTCGATATGCTTCCGTTGTTCGACGATTGGGATCAACACGAGGAGATGATGTGA